The sequence below is a genomic window from Microbacterium sp. SORGH_AS_0888.
ACGGGCAGCGCGGACGGAGCCATCAGGACGCCGACGTGTACATCGGCGAGATGGCTCGGAGGTACCCGAGCGCGAGCGCTCGGCGTCGCCGCTTCATGAGAACGGGCAGCAGGCGGTAGGCGAGCGAGACCGGGGCGTCGAAGGCGCGGACCGTGAACCACACCTCGTCGTTCTCATACCAGTCGAGCATGAACGACTCCTCGCCGCTGACGACCGACTCGCCGACCGTGCCGAGCGCGAAGCCGATGCGTCGCTTCTCCTCGACGACGAAGATGACCCGCAGCTCGGCGTCGCTCCGATGGCCCGCGATGCGCCCGCGGACGCGCAACGTGGTGCCGGCGCCGACATAGGGCACGCCGTCCTCGTCGAAGCGCTGGTCGGTCTCGAGCCTCGTCGGGGCGATCGGGTGCCCCTCCTCGTCGAAGCTGACGCCGGTGTAGGCCGGCCCGGATGCGGGGCGCACGTCGACGAGCTCGAGTCCGGCGTCGCGCTGGGCGTGCCAGGACAGCAGCGCCTCGCCCGCGGCGCGGAACCGCTCCTCGCCGCTGCCGATCTTCCACGACTCGTGC
It includes:
- a CDS encoding DUF1990 family protein, giving the protein MRRGTFRDETVDYAAVGATQASDLLQYPPERSIPSHESWKIGSGEERFRAAGEALLSWHAQRDAGLELVDVRPASGPAYTGVSFDEEGHPIAPTRLETDQRFDEDGVPYVGAGTTLRVRGRIAGHRSDAELRVIFVVEEKRRIGFALGTVGESVVSGEESFMLDWYENDEVWFTVRAFDAPVSLAYRLLPVLMKRRRRALALGYLRAISPMYTSAS